The genomic window TCAAGTCGCTAATGAGAGAAAAACTACTTCTATATCGCAAAGGAAATATTCAATTAAATACTTCCTTTGTGATTAGATACCGTATCGATTAGTAGAAGGCGAGAGTCGCAGCAAATTTGACGGCCCTTTCTTTCGTTTCAGTTCCATCGATAGCAGTGTTGTCGCCATGAATATATTCCGCCGCGAAATTAAAGCTCTTTATATCTATAGAGTATGAAGCATAGTAGTAATCAAGGTTGAATTTTCCTGACTCTGATCTTGTTTGATGATTGTATCCCAACATCAAACGCGAATCTTTATGTATATTATAACCTAAGATCGCCTCTGTTCCATCTGAGTGTACAAATTCGTTCTTTGAATTTAACTCTAAATCCTTCGCTCTCGTATAAACACCTGTTAAGAAAAAGTTCTGAATATTGATTCTTGCTCCATATGAAAGAGTGAGTTGCGATTCACTTTTTCCATTATTGTCGAACATGAGATTAATTGCTGAAATACCAAGAACTAGTGATGATGTTTCATACTGAATTGAACCAGCTTGAACTTGTTTATAAACTAAAGTTGAGTCAGCTGTTCCATCTTCATTAAAGTCATACTCAACAGTTTCTTTTCCCGTCAGCTTAGTTTGAATTCCAAATTTCCAATTTCCGTATTGGTAACGGGCCTGGGCTAACTCTGAGCCACGGTAGGTTCCATCGACTTCACCTGTTCTCGTGTAAACGGAAGATGCTCTTGCTCCGTCAGTGTAGAAAAGGTCAGTGTAAAATGGAATATCAGCAAAGACAGACCATTGCTTTCCAAATGATAATTCAAGGTTTCCTTTCTTAAACCAAAGGTAGCCAAGTCTATTTCCAAAGGGACCATTATTCGAAACAACGTCGTACCTTTTTCCTGCAAAGTTTGATGAACCAAAACCACTGTTG from Bacteriovorax sp. Seq25_V includes these protein-coding regions:
- a CDS encoding porin encodes the protein MTKKFSLSLLLLLTSLNVMAETPKELTLYGKVALVSTIDLTNGSQGLGDNSSRLGIKYQRNDIIEGWTIGLRGEWSINSNRNNSGFGSSNFAGKRYDVVSNNGPFGNRLGYLWFKKGNLELSFGKQWSVFADIPFYTDLFYTDGARASSVYTRTGEVDGTYRGSELAQARYQYGNWKFGIQTKLTGKETVEYDFNEDGTADSTLVYKQVQAGSIQYETSSLVLGISAINLMFDNNGKSESQLTLSYGARINIQNFFLTGVYTRAKDLELNSKNEFVHSDGTEAILGYNIHKDSRLMLGYNHQTRSESGKFNLDYYYASYSIDIKSFNFAAEYIHGDNTAIDGTETKERAVKFAATLAFY